One Gossypium hirsutum isolate 1008001.06 chromosome A11, Gossypium_hirsutum_v2.1, whole genome shotgun sequence genomic window carries:
- the LOC107955672 gene encoding disease resistance protein RPV1: MSSLLPTSSSIPRQKEYDVFLSFRGEDTRHNFTDHLYDALRRSGIVTFRDDPKLEAGEEIAPELFKAIQQSWCSVIVISENYVFSGWCLEELAEIVKQKKETGHKVFPIFYGVDPSDLRQQKGKAETAFAKHEERYKENEAKIQRWRNALTEVANIKGWHSNNRHESEFIGDIVKKISAKLCQTYPIDYDELVGISPSLDELHSEIEIGEDDIRIIGICGMGGIGKTTLARVVYSQMSPHFEGKSFLADVREVSEKCGLVSLQKQLLSQILFDESFNFFNVHEGKAIISHRLPHKRVLVVLDDVDNLQHLKCLVGRHNWFGVGSRIIVTTRDEHLLRSYQVDGVYKPTTLKANDALHLFNLKAFGCKIVPKEDFIELAKHVVGYAGGLPLALEVLGSFLCDRDARQWTSAIERLERDSNKEILDRLQISFDGLEEREKDIFLDIACFFNGEEKDFIMKVMDGCEFFPDIGIDVLIKKSLLTVNKYNQLRMHDLLQEMGRKIVREKSVDEPGKRCRLWVEKDVYHVLKTQTATKMIEGIIIGNEREMSETLTLSRDAFLKMKRLRLLKILCRSNCCDLTYLSNELRLLDWMGCPLRSLPSSFKPENLVILLLPYSNIEQLWKENVLLYKLKVLNLEGSENLIKAPDFTTTPNLEILDLEGCTRLVYVHPSVGVLTRLKLLNLRGCKSLRSFPTKIGMLSLEKLILSGCSKLQSFPEIDGKMECLLELCFDGTNIKELPSSMGNLGRLKVLNLKDSKSLGSLPIKIGMESLEKLILSGCSNLKRFPEIDGKMECLLELYLDGSGIKELPISIGNLSSLVLLNLKDCRNLVDLPGSIGGCKSLKSLNLSGCYKVEYLPENLQQIEFLEELDLSETSMTKPPLFIFQFKNLKVLSFNGSKGSSSKLQKKLPSLLKVIQRGRTNSMALMLPSLSGLSSLKELNLRDRNLCEGDIPSDISRLSSLRHLDLGGNNFISIPSCVTRISKLDFLRLSDCRALKSLPELPTSIGGVRINGCPSLEIVANPSKVCNSSYYSDIVGVNCFRLAENIDALTLLKKHLKVFGNSRKIFDIIIPGSEMPEWFSQQRGESWIKIDLPLEVRNDSQWMGVALCCIFVSDDASRDENLMCSAVIHGGYSRQVNCTLSNFQGRNPLPVGSSGWNVNFHFEQPVMKDHILIRYFSRDKLYPVSLEENFGERETNNLWTTDCLDQECHQLELSFTDFICNSVKVKKCGVRIVYERDLEETQVLHSSQCCANFEDIQQHSADDGSIGKGSLIKRKRNMYEEMDEGPQPKRMQKIFSSIMGRLGKKH, encoded by the exons ATGTCCTCGTTACTCCCAACTTCCTCGTCTATTCCTAGACAAAAAGAATATGACGTATTCTTGAGTTTTAGAGGTGAAGATACTCGTCATAACTTCACAGACCATCTCTATGATGCTTTGAGAAGGAGCGGAATCGTCACTTTCAGGGATGATCCAAAGCTGGAGGCCGGTGAAGAGATTGCACCTGAGCTCTTCAAAGCAATTCAACAATCATGGTGCTCAGTAATCGTTATCTCGGAAAACTATGTCTTTTCAGGTTGGTGCTTGGAGGAACTTGCTGAGATTGTTAAACAAAAAAAGGAGACTGGTCATAAAGTATTTCCAATTTTCTATGGTGTGGATCCATCTGATTTAAGACAACAAAAAGGGAAAGCTGAAACAGCTTTTGCCAAACATGAAGAGAGATACAAGGAAAATGAAGCAAAGATCCAAAGGTGGAGAAATGCTTTAACTGAAGTGGCTAATATCAAGGGATGGCACTCAAATAATAg gCATGAATCAGAATTTATTGGAgacattgttaaaaaaatatcagCAAAGTTATGTCAAACATATCCAATTGACTATGATGAGTTAGTTGGAATCAGTCCAAGCTTGGACGAGTTGCATTCGGAAATAgaaattggggaagatgatatccGTATCATAGGAATTTGTGGTATGGGTGGCATTGGCAAAACGACTCTTGCAAGAGTTGTTTACAGTCAAATGTCACCTCATTTTGAAGGTAAAAGCTTTCTTGCTGATGTTCGAGAAGTTTCAGAGAAATGTGGACTTGTTTCCTTACAGAAACAATTACTTTCCCAAATCTTGTTTGATGAAAGCTTCAATTTTTTCAATGTTCATGAAGGGAAAGCCATAATTAGCCACAGGTTGCCTCACAAAAGAGTTCTTGTTGTTCTTGATGATGTTGATAACCTACAGCACTTGAAATGCTTGGTTGGAAGGCATAATTGGTTCGGTGTAGGGAGCAGAATCATTGTAACAACAAGAGATGAGCATTTGCTCCGATCTTATCAAGTTGATGGTGTGTATAAGCCTACAACACTGAAAGCCAATGATGCacttcatcttttcaatttgaaAGCTTTCGGTTGCAAGATTGTGCCAAAAGAGGATTTCATTGAGCTAGCTAAACATGTTGTAGGCTATGCTGGTGGACTTCCCTTAGCTCTTGAAGTTTTGGGTTCTTTTCTGTGTGATAGAGATGCAAGGCAATGGACAAGCGCAATAGAAAGACTTGAAAGAGATTCTAACAAAGAAATTCTTGATAGACTTCAGATAAGTTTTGATGGATTGGAAGAAAGGGAGAAAGATATATTTCTAGATATAGCATGTTTCTTTAATGGGGAGGAGAAAGATTTTATAATGAAAGTAATGGATGGTTGTGAGTTTTTTCCAGATATTGGAATCGATGTTCTCATTAAAAAATCTCTACTAACCGTTAATAAATACAATCAATTGCGGATGCATGACTTGCTACAAGAAATGGGAAGAAAAATTGTTAGAGAAAAATCTGTCGATGAACCTGGAAAACGTTGCAGATTGTGGGTAGAAAAAGATGTGTACCATGTGCTAAAAACACAAACT gctacAAAAATGATTGAAGGCATAATCATCGGCAATGAAAG GGAAATGAGTGAGACTCTCACTTTGAGCAGAGATGCCTTCTTGAAGATGAAAAGATTAAGACTACTCAAAATCCTTTGTCGCTCAAATTGTTGTGATCTGACATATCTTTCTAATGAGTTACGACTTCTAGATTGGATGGGATGTCCTTTAAGATCATTACCTTCAAGTTTCAAACCGGAAAACCTTGTTATACTTCTCCTACCTTATAGCAACATTGAACAACTATGGAAGGAAAACGTA CTCCTGTATAAGTTGAAAGTGCTCAACCTCGAAGGGTCCGAAAACTTGATCAAGGCACCAGATTTCACGACTACCCCAAATCTTGAAATTTTGGATTTGGAAGGTTGTACTAGATTAGTATATGTTCATCCGTCTGTTGGAGTTCTTACGAGGCTTAAGCTTTTGAATTTAAGAGGCTGCAAAAGTCTGAGGAGTTTTCCAACCAAAATTGGAATGCTATCTCTTGAAAAGTTAATTCTTTCAGGTTGCTCAAAACTTCAAAGCTTTCCAGAGATTGATGGGAAAATGGAATGTTTGTTGGAGCTTTGTTTTGATGGGACAAACATTAAAGAGCTACCTTCTTCAATGGGAAATCTTGGAAGACTTAAAGTTTTGAATTTAAAAGACAGCAAAAGTCTTGGGAGTCTTCCAATCAAAATTGGAATGGAATCTCTTGAAAAGTTAATTCTTTCAGGTTGCTCCAATCTTAAAAGGTTTCCAGAGATTGATGGCAAAATGGAATGCCTGCTAGAGCTTTATTTAGATGGGTCGGGCATTAAAGAGCTACCTATTTCAATTGGAAATCTGAGTAGTCttgttttgttaaatttgaaaGATTGCAGGAACCTTGTGGATCTCCCAGGGAGCATAGGCGGGTGTAAAAGTTTAAAATCTCTTAATCTTTCTGGTTGTTATAAAGTAGAATATTTGCCAGAGAATTTGCAGCAAATAGAATTCTTGGAGGAGCTTGACTTAAGTGAAACATCCATGACAAAACCACCACtcttcatttttcaatttaaaaatcttaaagttCTGTCTTTTAATGGGAGCAAGGGATCTTCTTCCAAGTTACAAAAAAAACTTCCTTCTCTGTTAAAGGTAATCCAAAGAGGAAGGACAAATTCTATGGCTCTGATGTTGCCTTCGTTGTCAGGTTTGAGTTCATTAAAAGAGCTGAATCTAAGGGACCGCAATCTTTGTGAAGGAGATATTCCTAGTGATATTTCTCGCCTATCCTCTTTGAGACACCTTGATCTTGGTGGTAACAACTTTATCAGCATACCTTCGTGTGTTACTCGAATTTCCAAGCTTGATTTTCTTAGATTGTCAGATTGCAGGGCGCTTAAATCGTTGCCTGAGCTTCCAACAAGTATAGGTGGTGTAAGAATAAATGGTTGTCCTTCTCTGGAAATAGTAGCAAATCCATCAAAAGTTTGCAATTCAAGTTATTACTCGGATATAGTAGGTGTTAATTGCTTCAGATTGGCTGAGAACATCGATGCCTTAACATTGCTGAAAAAACATCTAAAG GTATTTGGAAATTCAAGAAagatttttgatattattataccTGGAAGTGAAATGCCAGAATGGTTTAGTCAACAAAGAGGTGAGTCTTGGATTAAGATAGATTTGCCTCTGGAAGTTCGGAATGATAGTCAATGGATGGGAGTTGCTTTGTGCTGCATTTTTGTCAGTGATGATGCTTCAAGGGATGAGAATCTCATGTGTAGCGCTGTTATCCATGGTGGATATTCTAGACAAGTCAATTGCACTCTATCTAATTTCCAGGGTAGAAATCCTCTACCAGTCGGTTCTAGTGGCTGGaatgtaaattttcattttgaacagCCCGTAATGAAGGACCACATTTTAATTCGTTATTTCTCGCGTGACAAGTTGTATCCAGTTTCCTTagaagaaaattttggtgaacGTGAAACCAATAATTTATGGACAACAGATTGCTTAGATCAGGAATGCCATCAACTTGAGTTGTCGTTCACAGATTTCATCTGTAACAGTGTTAAGGTGAAGAAGTGTGGTGTTAGAATAGTGTATGAGAGAGACTTGGAAGAAACACAAGTGCTGCATAGTAGTCAGTGTTGTGCAAATTTTGAAGATATCCAGCAACACTCTGCTGATGATGGATCAATAGGTAAGGGTTCCCTAATAAAGCGAAAACGTAATATGTATGAGGAGATGGATGAAGGGCCGCAACCAAAACGAATGCAAAAAATTTTCAGTTCTATAATGGGCAGACTTGGGAAGAAGCACTAA